In Bacteroidales bacterium, the genomic stretch GGTGAGGTCAATCCCATCAGCCCGCTTGTAACGGATCATTTCCTTCCTGATATTCTTCAAACGGGGATAGGGATGTGCAAAACGTGTGAGCGGATGTTCACTTTTCTTCACAGGGTCAATCAGAAAATAATTGGGCGGGTCGGTGGGAGATTCCCTGCGGATGAGAATCTTCAGGCCGTTTTTAACAGACAGGTAATAAGGTACTTCGTATTTTTTCCCGGCGCATTGCCACAACCGGGTTTTGTTCCCTTCCGGCAGGTGAATGCTGTCAACAAACGGATGGTTCCCTTCGGGAGAAGCTCCCATGCCCGAAAGGAAAAAGACCTTTCCGGTACCGTCATCCTGCAGTACATACTTTCCGTATTTTGCCGGGCGAACGATAAAATTCCCCGGATCGCTGTAAGCATCCTCAAACGAACGATCGAACAAGACCTGCCATGAATTATCGGGGTGGGAAGGGGCAATGAGCGCGGTAATTTTCCGGCGGGTGTCCCACCAGCTTTGTTCCACAACGGCGAGATCTTCACTGAACCATTCTATTCCGTCAAAGCGAAATTCCAGATCGCATTTTGCCACAGCTTTGCCGCTAAAGGGAGCCGCAAGGGCAAACAGTCTGTCGCGGAAAGGTGCTTCCCTGCCGGCATCTCCATCATCCAGGGCTTCCACCCACCAGAGTTCAGCAGGCACATCGGCCCTCCACTCGTATGAACGGGGCCCGGTTCTTACCGAACTGAAGCCCCTGGGAATATCTTCAGCAGGAGGCAGGGAAGACAAATGCCGTATATGCTCTCCCCCGGCGGAATAGATATCGGCTTCGCAGGCAAAGCGATCCAGAGGAACAAGATAGGAGTAAGGTTTTACGAGCTTTTCGGTCAGCAGATACCGGCCATCGGGACTGATGCTGAAAGAAAGGTAAATGGCCGGAGGAAGAACCGTTTCTTTTTCTCCCTGAAGAGTGGTCCGCACAAGAGGAGATGTGCAGTAATAGTCAAACAGTGCTTCGTCATGGGGCGAACGCAGGAGGTCCTGATAGGTTCTCACCGGGGCTCCCTTTCCTTCGGTTTCCTGAACAACAGGCCCTTCCGGCACCAGGGGCGCGGAAGGAGGCATTCCGCGCTCATCCGGGAAACCGCAGTACAGAATGGATTGGCTGTCGGGCATCCATTGAAACCTTGTGCCCGGCAGGGTATCGTTAAGCAAAGCCCCCGGAATCCTGAAAGCATTTCCTGAGGCAAGATCAATGGCCCACAACTCAATGGCAGTGCCGGTATTCCGGGTAAATGCCAGGTACCGGCCGTCGGGCGACCATTGAAAGCGCTCAAGGTGCAGAGGTTCAGGCAATCCGGCAACCGGTTGCTCAGTTAACGTTTCCAGGCGGATACACGATAAACCGGTATAATACCCCGCCTTGCTTTTGCCATACGTGGTGGGATCAATGCGGATGCCCGCCAGGCGGAGTTCCGGCTTTGCAAGGTCGGCAACAGACGGATATCCGGGTGGCTGAAGTATCAGCAGCCATTCATCGTCGGGACCAAGCGAGATAAAAGGAGGGGGAGTAACGTCAACAAGCCGTACTATCGCATCAGTCGGAAGCTGGTAATTCATAGGAACTATTTGCGAACTCAGGGATTTGCAGGAGGGTTATTGACCATCATGATGGCAATGACCAGCATGGCCAGAATGGCAAATAACCTGATGCTTTGTGTGATCAGATAACTTTTCAGGAAAGCCGGTGTAAAATCCTTCTCCCGGAGTTTGTTGTAGGTAAAGACCGTCATAACCGCAGAAAAGCCAAGGATCAGCACAAGGAAGCCTGTCAGCAGAAGCCTGTAATCAAGCCACTGATTCTTCCAGACAAGAATGAACAAAATAAAAAGTGCAATCAAAACAATGATATTGACCATCTGGAAGCTTCTCTGAGCCTCCCGCAGTTCAATCTGCTGATCAAACGAAAGCGACTGGACAACCTTCCTGTACTGAAAATTGCTGATAATGACAAGCACAAGAAGAACAAGGATGATAATGGTTGAAATCTGCATATTTTCGTATTTAGAGTGACCACAAAAATACAAATTTATGGTAAGGTCACCTGCCTGCTCCGGAGGCGGATGAAAACAGCAAAAACGGATATGCATCAGCCGGTTAATGCTTTTGCATCAACCGGCTGATACAATTTAACCGGGATTGGTCAATAAAAACACAAAAAACATGTAAACAACCTGTTTCTATTGACTTATCGGGGTCATTTTAAACCTAAATCCTTCTTTCTACGAGGAGTAAGAATGGGAATTTTTTTCGTATCTGTCCGGGATTGGTGAACTTTGTTCAAATCTTCACAAAAATTCTGCACATTTCTTCGTTCTGATTCAAACATTTGCGTAATACCTGTTTCATTCTTTCTAAAGAATGTGAAGTCGCTGATTGAAAAGGAATCTGCCACTTTTTGAACATCATGGTCTGTACCGATGTATTTAATCAACCAGTTTGCTTGTTTCAGTTCATTCACCAGGCTGCGAATGGCTTCCCTGCTATATTCAGTGGAATCGTTTTCTTCCCCGTCGGTCAAAATGGTCACAAGCACGCTGCACTGGTCTTTGTCCTGCAGTTTTTTCCTGAGGAGATTCAGGCCATATCCCATGGCATCATACAAAGGGGTGGAAGAGTTGGGATGATAGCTGGTGCTGTCAATTTCCTGTAATTCGCTCACGGGTTCCACAAAATGGACAAGCCTGGTTCGTAAACCATTGAAGGTTATAAAAGTAATAAAATGCTCCTGTTCAGAATATTTTGTTTCCAGGGCTTTAAGATTCTGAACAATTTCATTAAACCCTCTCATGATGAAGTCTTTAATGACATTCATTGAACCGCTTTCATCAAGAATAATAAGGTTGTGAACCTGATGTTTTGTTTCCATAATGGTAAAAATTAAAGTATAAGATTTTGTTTCCTGATAATAAGATGCAGAATCAGAAAATGGTGGCAGGCAGTAACCGCTTTTTTTTGACGGATAAACCTTAATTACGAATTGCGGAGGCAAACGAAATGATGGACAATGCACCAACCTTTATCGCCGGCCATCGGGTTAAACCCTCTGTAGCGGGGTAAAAGCAGGCTAAATACCGTATAAAAAAAAGAACCTGTTCACCATAACGGAACAGGTTCAACCTTCAGGGAAGAATAAAGAGGTTTAATTTGCTTTTAATCAGCAAAATTCAAGGGCTTTAAAGGGGTAAGTTCAATACCTTGCAGATTTTTAAAGAGCCGATAAAGGAAATCAGAACCTTCCATATAACCTGTATGATATTCTGGAGATTCCGAATTGTTACTTTTAAATTCAATGCCTATAATTCCTACATTAAATTTTTTTTCTGTAAATACAATGCCTATATCAGCTGATATTTCATGAGACCAGCAAGTATGTAAATCTTTTTCTTTCTTCCTTGCCATTTCATACAGGAGCTTTTGAACTTTTTTTCTTGCCCTGGCCAGGTAGGATTTTGATGTACCCTCAGAGATATGGAGTATTTTGCTGATTTCGGCATGGGAATAATCGTCAATTACATACAGGTTAAAAACTTCCTTGAAGGGAGAAGGCAGTTGATTGACGATATTCAGTAATTCATCCGTGGAGAATTGGGCATTTTCGATAACACTTCGCAGGTCGTCACCGGGGTAGTTAAACAGTTCTTCTTCACTGAGGTCAGAGGGAGGTAAATTTGTTGGGACGCTATGACGCAGGTAAAGCAAAGCAGTATTTATGGCGATCTTTCTCAGCCATCCTCTGAAGTTTCCTCTTCCGGTAAATGTATCGAAGCGATTAATGGCGGTAAGAAATGCCTCATGCATCAGATCTTCTGCCAGGGTTTTGTTTTCTACATATCGGTAACAAACGGCAAGCAGGTAAGATGCATTTTCCCTGTAGGTTTTTTCCCAGAAATCGTTTGTCATATTTTTTAGTATTTGTTTTTATAAAGATGCAATTTTTCAAAAAGGTGGCAGGAAAAAACAAATTTATTTTTATTTTCCGACAAAATACATAATTCCGATTTGCCATTTCTGCGCCTGAATGCAGTAAGTATTAAACCCGTATCAACTGAAAAAAAACGGGAAACAGAAAATCGGAAATGAATTTTAGGTATATTCGGTTTTACAATTTTTAATTTATATGGTTATGTTACAATCCCGATTTTTTCCGACCAGGTTCATTGTTTTTACCGGAATGTTTCTCCTGCTGGTTTCCTGCCATAAAAAGAAGGAAGCGATTGTTGTCCCTGATGCCGGCTTCAGGGAGTATATTGTCGGATACACATCGGGTGTGATTTCCGTAGAATCGACGGTCCGGATACGCCTTGCCGAGGATTACCCGCAGCCGGTGGTGTTAAACGAAGCCATTGACGGGAACATCATTTCTTTTTCTCCGTCTTTAAAAGGCGATTTGTACTGGCGCGACACCCGCACCCTTGAATTTGTGCCTGAAAAACCGATGAAGGGGGGCACAACCTACACCTGTACCCTGAATCTTTACAAACTGTTTACTGTGCCAAAAGAGTATGAAAAATTTACCTTCGGTTTTCAGACCATTGAACAAAGCTTTTCTGTTGCTGTGGAAGGGTATCAGCCGGTTTCTGACAACGACCTGGTTTGGAACAGAATACGGGGCACATTGCTTACGGCCGATGTCATCGACGGCAATGCACTGGAAAAAGTGCTTTCAGCAACCCAGAACAAAAGGAAACTTCCAATAACCTGGGAGCATGAATCAGGCCGTACAAAACATTATTTTACTATCGACAGTGTTAAACGAGAGGAAGTTCAGGCAACGATTCTGATTGCCTGGGACGGTTCATCCATTGGGGTTGCATCAAAAGGGAAGGAAGAGTTTGCCATTCCTTCCCTCAGCGATTTTAAAGTTCTTGGCGCGAAAGTTATTCAGCAGCCTTCGCAATACGTACAGGTGCGTTTTTCGGATCCTCTGGCCAGAAACCAGAATCTGGACGGACTGATCAGGTTAAGTAACGGCGTATCCCTCACCTTCACCATCGAAGGGAATATTGTCAATGTATATCCGGCGGTTCGTCAGAGCGGTTCAGCCTCGCTCAGCATTGAACAGGGTATCAGGAACATCATGAACTACAAACTGCCCAGGACGGAAGTAATATCCCTTGCTTTTGAAGAGCTTAAGCCAGCTTTGCGGCTTACCGGTAAAGGGGTTATCCTTCCTTCTTCTCAGGGGCTCATTTTCCCGTTTGAAGCGGTCAACCTGAAGGCTGTTGATGTGCGCATTATAAGGATATTTGAAAACAACATCGCCCAGTTTCTTCAGGTAAATCAGCTTGACGGCACCAATCAGATGAAGCGGGTGGGTCGGCTTGTTTTCCGCCGGGAAATCCCTCTGACATCATCCACGCCCATTGATTATGGTGTATGGAATACCTTCAGCCTTGACCTGAGCCAGCTGATTAAACAGGAACCGGGGGCTATTTACCGGGTAGAACTTGGCTTCAGGAAAAAGCATTCCACGTATCCGTGCGCCGGCGGAAATGACCAGCAAACGGAGGAGGAAGAAGAAGCAGCAGAAGATGAAATGGTTGCTGAACAGGAATACAGCTATTGGGATGCCTGGGAGGGCTATGAATCGGGTTATTACGACGATGAAGAATATTACTATTATGAGGAAGAAGAACGGCGCAGCCGAAATGATCCCTGTTCCAATGCCTATTATCATGAGGGGCGGAAAGTAGCCCGCAACATCCTGGCTTCCGATCTGGGCATTATTGCCAAGGGAGGAAGTGACAAATGGCTCACGTTTGCGGTTACTGACCTGAAGACGACGGATCCTCTTTCCGGAGTTACTCTCGAGGTTTACAATTACCAGAAACAGCTCATTGCCAGCACTACAACCAATTCTGACGGACTGGCAAAGGTTCGGACCGACGGGATGCCGTTTCTTCTGATTGCCCGATCAGGAGACCAGCGGGGCTATTTGCGGCTGGATGAAGGTTCATCGCTTTCGCTGAGCACATTTGACGTATCCGGCGCTCCGGTTCAGAAGGGGCTTAAGGGATTTATTTACGGTGAGCGGGGTGTCTGGAGGCCCGGCGATACCCTCTTCCTTACCTTCATTATGGAAGACAAAGCCGACCTCATTCCCGAAAATCATCCGGTAATTCTCGAACTGGTTAATCCTATGGGCCAGCTGGTTAAGAAAATGGTCCGTTCCAAAGGTATGAACGGATTCTATCAGTTTACCATTCCTACTTCGGCCGATGCCCCAACAGGAAATTACACCGCCAATATCAAAGTCGGCGGCACGGTTTTCAGCAGGGTGCTGAAGGTCGAGACCGTGAAACCCAACCGGCTGAAAATTGCACTCGATTTTGGCACCGACCGGCTCTCCGTTTCCCGTCCCGATATTAAGGGAACCATGAAAGTTACCTGGCTGCACGGAGCCGTTGCAAAAAATCTCAAGGTCAATGTCAGGGCAACGCTGAATGCCATACCTACATCGTTTGAGAAGTATCCGGAATATGTATTTGATGATCCGGTACGCCGTTTTGAATCGGAAGAGCGTACGATTTTTGAAGGAAACCTCAATGAAAACGGAGAGGCTACGTTCTCCTCATCCATAAGGATTGACGATGCCGCACCGGGCATGCTCTCGGCAGCCTTTCTTACCAGGGTTTTTGAAGAAGGCGGCGACTTCAGCATCGATCGCTTTACCATACCATATGCACCTTACCGTACCTTTGTGGGCATCAGGGTTCCAAAAGGGGACAAAGCCAGGAACATGCTTCTGACCGATACCCTTCATACGGTTCAGGTAGTGACGGTTGATCCCGAAGGGAAGCCCGTATCGGCCAGAAACCTGGAAGTGAAGATTTATAAGATTGAATGGAAATGGTGGTGGGACCGTTCCGGAGATGATCTGGCCGACTACCTCGGAAGCAGCTACCACCAGCCTGTATATGCCACCACCCTGTCGACCTCAGGCGGGAAAGGCAGTTTTCAGTTCAAGATCAAATATCCCGAATGGGGCCGTTTTCTTATCCGGGTAGTTGATCCGGAA encodes the following:
- a CDS encoding S9 family peptidase produces the protein MNYQLPTDAIVRLVDVTPPPFISLGPDDEWLLILQPPGYPSVADLAKPELRLAGIRIDPTTYGKSKAGYYTGLSCIRLETLTEQPVAGLPEPLHLERFQWSPDGRYLAFTRNTGTAIELWAIDLASGNAFRIPGALLNDTLPGTRFQWMPDSQSILYCGFPDERGMPPSAPLVPEGPVVQETEGKGAPVRTYQDLLRSPHDEALFDYYCTSPLVRTTLQGEKETVLPPAIYLSFSISPDGRYLLTEKLVKPYSYLVPLDRFACEADIYSAGGEHIRHLSSLPPAEDIPRGFSSVRTGPRSYEWRADVPAELWWVEALDDGDAGREAPFRDRLFALAAPFSGKAVAKCDLEFRFDGIEWFSEDLAVVEQSWWDTRRKITALIAPSHPDNSWQVLFDRSFEDAYSDPGNFIVRPAKYGKYVLQDDGTGKVFFLSGMGASPEGNHPFVDSIHLPEGNKTRLWQCAGKKYEVPYYLSVKNGLKILIRRESPTDPPNYFLIDPVKKSEHPLTRFAHPYPRLKNIRKEMIRYKRADGIDLTGMLYLPYQEAEKNTRLPVLIWAYPQEYKTASAAGQVKDSPYRFPWLSWASPLFFLVKGYAVLDNPSLPIVGEGDAEPNDTYVEQLVEGARAAIDKLVSMGVADPEKIAVGGHSYGAFMAANLLAHSSLFAAGIARSGAYNRTLTPFGFQSEERTLWDAPETYIKMSPFMHAHRIKTPLLLIHGEADNNAGTFPMQSERFYTALKGNGGTARLVLLPHENHIYRARESILHMLWEMEQWLDKHLLRNIHSDADK
- a CDS encoding VWA domain-containing protein, which gives rise to METKHQVHNLIILDESGSMNVIKDFIMRGFNEIVQNLKALETKYSEQEHFITFITFNGLRTRLVHFVEPVSELQEIDSTSYHPNSSTPLYDAMGYGLNLLRKKLQDKDQCSVLVTILTDGEENDSTEYSREAIRSLVNELKQANWLIKYIGTDHDVQKVADSFSISDFTFFRKNETGITQMFESERRNVQNFCEDLNKVHQSRTDTKKIPILTPRRKKDLGLK
- a CDS encoding RNA polymerase sigma factor, yielding MTNDFWEKTYRENASYLLAVCYRYVENKTLAEDLMHEAFLTAINRFDTFTGRGNFRGWLRKIAINTALLYLRHSVPTNLPPSDLSEEELFNYPGDDLRSVIENAQFSTDELLNIVNQLPSPFKEVFNLYVIDDYSHAEISKILHISEGTSKSYLARARKKVQKLLYEMARKKEKDLHTCWSHEISADIGIVFTEKKFNVGIIGIEFKSNNSESPEYHTGYMEGSDFLYRLFKNLQGIELTPLKPLNFAD